A single region of the Halictus rubicundus isolate RS-2024b unplaced genomic scaffold, iyHalRubi1_principal scaffold0045, whole genome shotgun sequence genome encodes:
- the LOC143363394 gene encoding uncharacterized protein LOC143363394, with protein sequence MEGMNKIKIGYTNCKVSRTHNLVRYPRAGIMQKVWSNWPSNQRLSGNPLLCPLHQEGGTEGDKFKPLQAGTLLTHPGSIGPKSGPDIDLGALIQSWMYSTKGTAAIWATGHNGVSRQEDGDKVGEDFVSVRIKNISFISIYLSPNTTEDAYALKIERILEFVKQEKSKGRSIIIGGDFNARSPAWGSEEQNSKGTILLDALLSCEIAPLRPRGGSTSERGRSVSYLDFLAATPDLVRNDGLLSRVLNTETASDHKCILSELKLSGKNRIDTNSNTYRWKMTPHGLTKLKVALDKSLAEGNINEGNQWSTEQEEKFLPIIKKSCEESLEKIGQGKGSRTRNNPWWNQEIKEERAKVQKLRRKIQRTRKRKRDEEREFLTYLYKKGKKKLQIMISKDVRTRARRRKISQPWKEARTILLRKEGKDPAEPSAYRPICIIDAMAKLLECILKKRFLQELGEESFDQNQYGFTKGKSTLQPMEKIREAANETSRKQRYAGMIALDIRNAFNTLSWEAIITEMKRRNLPEYLVSITNNYFRGRTAIYQTEEVPVKIDMQMGVPQNSVLGPFLWNLVYDGLLTRPLPPMSMRLAFADDVVIIAQAATIQRLKLRAKFLIEDSKNWMQSAGLTLAGNKTELIMLNRKNVGENFSLKIGDTEVKPNSHVKYLGVIFDDKRSFKKHIETATNKAIRTLAALSSLMTNAMKTRQNTRKLYYMTTESIVLYGAPIWAEAIENNSN encoded by the exons ATGGAGGgtatgaacaaaataaaaatagggtACACCAATTGCAAAGTCAGTAGGACACATAACTTGGTAAG ATATCCAAGGGCAGGAATTATGCAGAAGGTGTGGAGTAATTGGCCATCAAATCAACGGCTGTCAGGCAATCCGTTGCTGTGTCCTCTGCACCAGGAAGGGGGTACCGAAGGGG ATAAATTTAAACCATTGCAGGCTGGCACATTACTTACTCACCCAGGCTCCATTGGACCTAAAAGCGGACCTGATATTGATCTCGGAGCCCTTATACAATCCTGGATGTACTCCACGAAGGGAACAGCGGCTATCTGGGCAACGGGACATAACGGTGTAAGCAGACAGGAAGACGGAGATAAGGTAGGAGAGGACTTTGTGTCTGTAAGGATCAAAAACATAAGTTTTATCAGTATTTATCTATCTCCTAATACCACCGAGGATGCATATGCACTCAAAATAGAGAGAATTCTAGAATTCGTAAAACAAGAAAAGTCCAAGGGAAGAAGCATTATTATCGGAGGAGATTTCAACGCAAGATCTCCAGCATGGGGCTCCGAGGAACAGAATTCGAAGGGCACGATACTCCTTGACGCATTGCTAAGCTGCGAAATAGCTCCGCTAAGGCCGCGGGGGGGCTCTACCTCCGAAAGAGGAAGGTCAGTCTCCTACCTGGATTTCCTGGCTGCAACACCAGACCTGGTCAGAAATGATGGTTTGCTATCGAGAGTTCTGAACACAGAGACCGCTTCAGATCATAAATGTATTCTATCTGAACTAAAATTATCAGGTAAAAATCGAATAGATACTAATTCAAATACTTACAGATGGAAAATGACCCCCCATGGCCTCACCAAGCTAAAAGTAGCTCTGGATAAATCACTGGCCGAAGGTAATATCAACGAGGGAAACCAATGGTCAACGGAgcaggaagaaaaatttcttccgaTAATTAAAAAGTCCTGTGAGGAATCCCTGGAAAAAATTGGACAGGGAAAGGGAAGCAGGACCAGAAACAACCCTTGGTGGAATCAAGAGATTAAAGAAGAGAGGGCTAAAGTACAGAAATTAAGGAGAAAAATACAAAGAACTAGAAAGAGGAAAAGAGACGAGGAAAGAGAATTCCTAACCTACCTATATAAAAAGGGGAAAAAGAAACTCCAGATTATGATAAGCAAAGATGTTCGCACGCGAGCGAG AAGGAGGAAAATATCCCAACCTTGGAAAGAGGCCAGGACGATTCTCCTCAGAAAAGAAGGAAAAGACCCGGCAGAACCATCGGCGTATAGACCAATCTGCATTATCGACGCGATGGCGAAACTTCTAGAGTGCATCTTGAAAAAGAGGTTTCTACAGGAACTGGGCGAGGAATCCTTCGACCAAAACCAATATGGTTTCACTAAGGGAAAATCAACTCTTCAACCCATGGAGAAAATCAGGGAGGCGGCAAATGAAACCTCGAGGAAACAACGCTATGCAGGTATGATCGCGCTCGACATCAGGAACGCATTTAACACCTTAAGCTGGGAGGCGATAATTACTGAAATGAAGAGGAGGAACTTACCAGAGTATTTGGTAAGCATAACAAACAATTATTTCAGGGGAAGAACCGCAATTTATCAAACAGAGGAAGTTCCAGTAAAAATAGATATGCAGATGGGAGTTCCCCAAAATTCGGTGCTAGGCCCGTTCCTTTGGAACCTTGTGTACGACGGACTTCTGACAAGACCACTTCCACCAATGTCGATGAGATTGGCTTTTGCCGACGACGTTGTCATCATTGCTCAGGCGGCCACAATCCAAAGATTAAAACTAAGAGCAAAATTTCTTATAGAGGACTCAAAAAATTGGATGCAATCAGCCGGACTCACGCTAGCCGGAAACAAAACGGAACTGATAATGCTGAACCGAAAAAATGTGGGGGAAAACTTCTCTCTTAAAATCGGAGACACGGAGGTAAAACCAAACTCCCACGTGAAATACCTGGGAGTTATTTTCGACGATAAGAGAAGCTTTAAGAAACACATAGAAACTGCGACCAACAAAGCGATAAGGACACTGGCTGCCCTAAGTAGCCTCATGACAAATGCAATGAAAACAAGGCAGAATACAAGGAAACTGTACTATATGACAACAGAATCTATCGTTCTTTACGGAGCCCCCATATGGGCAGAGGCGATAGAAAACAACTCTAACTAG
- the LOC143363396 gene encoding uncharacterized protein LOC143363396: MELSVEELLAKQSELGRKISRITENFKKSIAQSKMTAGDVQSRLQRLEDYWSAFQRNHDVLTLRHRDTIKGSDYMKQEFADAVEEAYMEQRGRLLDLARQFSEVGAQSRAKAPSSASETKEGESAGSAPLPRMQLPEFHGEYVEWPAFKDLFTSIVDRNPQLSKVDRLHYLKVSLRGAAADLVKDLATTNENYNRAWTILKEQYENKRILVRSCLDRLASLPKMRESSAREIANIHQGISSVVNTLDGLGRPINKSEDWFVYSVVRLFDPVTREKWEERVTSSNDPPSFDTLRDFLTKRRQQLEASPEAASVKPALGISRSQGRSSEHRQNFGESAGKGTTKSVRAHHAQKGQKTTCAKCSKEHYLMQCPEYKALPPAERRGQVEKLHLCYNCLGKHTLAACPSTKSCMTCGEKHHSSLHDAYRDSLSMSKTAHLTLDCRNSAGKVLLATAMVQVADKFGRRHVVRALIDQGSEVSMMTEALAQRLQLPRTTSLVDIFGVGGQQLARARGRINLDISSSRGDTIKVSAILLPKLTGYVHSSIAEPRSWKHLQGLELADPLPAKPPPIEVLLGADAYPAIVLEGVRKGAPDEPIGQLTVFGWIITGMAGTTTASLHAQVHQAIVGEPLSTLVRRFWEQEELQDAHTTLTAEERECEDH; encoded by the coding sequence ATGGAACTCTCCGTCGAGGAACTGCTCGCCAAGCAGAGTGAGCTGGGAAGGAAGATCAGTCGCATAACGGAGAATTTCAAGAAGTCCATCGCGCAGTCAAAGATGACCGCGGGCGACGTCCAGTCCAGGCTCCAACGTCTCGAGGACTACTGGTCGGCGTTCCAACGGAATCACGATGTCCTGACTCTTCGACATCGGGACACGATCAAGGGCTCCGATTACATGAAGCAGGAATTTGCAGACGCGGTGGAGGAAGCGTACATGGAGCAAAGGGGTCGGCTGCTCGATCTCGCACGTCAGTTCAGCGAGGTAGGTGCACAATCCCGGGCGAAGGCTCCTTCCAGCGCGAGTGAAACCAAGGAAGGAGAGAGCGCTGGTTCAGCACCATTGCCGCGAATGCAGCTGCCAGAATTTCACGGCGAATACGTTGAGTGGCCAGCTTTCAAAGATTTGTTCACGTCAATCGTGGACAGGAATCCCCAGCTCAGTAAGGTGGATCGTCTGCACTATCTGAAAGTGAGTCTTCGAGGCGCGGCCGCCGATCTCGTGAAGGACCTGGCAACGACAAACGAGAATTACAACCGAGCGTGGACAATTCTCAAGGAACAATACGAGAACAAGAGAATCCTCGTGCGATCGTGCCTCGACCGACTTGCCTCGCTCCCCAAGATGAGAGAGAGCTCCGCACGTGAGATCGCCAACATTCACCAGGGCATCTCATCAGTGGTGAACACCCTGGACGGGTTGGGAAGGCCAATCAACAAATCTGAGGATTGGTTTGTCTACTCAGTGGTGCGTCTATTCGATCCAGTGACTCGGGAAAAATGGGAGGAAAGAGTTACCAGCAGCAACGATCCGCCATCCTTCGACACACTGAGAGACTTCCTCACGAAGCGGAGGCAGCAGTTAGAGGCGTCGCCGGAAGCAGCATCGGTGAAGCCAGCCCTGGGAATTAGCCGCAGTCAGGGTAGAAGCTCAGAACATCGCCAGAACTTTGGAGAATCTGCTGGCAAGGGGACGACGAAGAGCGTTAGAGCCCACCATGCACAGAAAGGGCAGAAGACCACGTGCGCGAAGTGTAGCAAGGAACATTACCTGATGCAGTGTCCCGAGTACAAAGCACTCCCCCCAGCAGAGCGACGCGGGCAGGTGGAGAAGCTTCACCTTTGCTACAACTGCCTCGGAAAACATACCCTGGCAGCCTGCCCGTCCACCAAAAGCTGCATGACCTGCGGAGAGAAACACCATTCGTCACTCCACGATGCATATCGCGACAGCCTATCAATGTCCAAGACAGCTCATCTTACCCTGGACTGCCGGAACTCAGCGGGCAAGGTGCTGCTCGCCACAGCAATGGTCCAAGTGGCAGACAAGTTCGGTCGAAGGCATGTGGTTCGTGCCCTCATCGACCAAGGTTCGGAGGTATCGATGATGACTGAGGCACTGGCGCAGCGATTGCAGCTCCCAAGAACCACCTCGTTGGTGGATATCTTCGGGGTCGGAGGGCAGCAGCTTGCTCGAGCACGGGGTCGAATCAACCTGGACATCTCGTCCAGCAGGGGTGACACCATCAAGGTCTCGGCGATCCTGCTCCCAAAGCTGACCGGATATGTTCACAGCAGCATAGCAGAGCCAAGATCCTGGAAACACCTGCAGGGGCTGGAGCTGGCGGACCCATTACCGGCAAAGCCGCCGCCCATCGAAGTCCTTCTGGGCGCCGACGCCTACCCTGCAATAGTGTTGGAAGGAGTGAGAAAGGGTGCTCCAGACGAACCTATAGGACAACTCACCGTCTTTGGATGGATCATCACCGGGATGGCCGGTACCACCACCGCCTCCTTGCACGCCCAAGTGCACCAGGCGATAGTCGGTGAGCCTCTGAGTACGCTGGTGCGAAGGTTTTGGGAGCAGGAGGAGCTGCAGGACGCGCACACCACCCTGACAGCCGAGGAGCGGGAATGCGAGGACCACTAA